One Silene latifolia isolate original U9 population chromosome 4, ASM4854445v1, whole genome shotgun sequence DNA segment encodes these proteins:
- the LOC141651809 gene encoding uncharacterized protein LOC141651809: protein MSYSSNNNIVDQNRLSDYEWEAEADERFESIQNFITQRMYEYVNRRVCQPTPSARRPRRNIERNREEGHNQLYNDYFMSPVYPPELFRRRFRMRKHVFMRLVDDLSSSDRVFQQRQGGNGRPSFSPLQRCTTAIRVLAYGTSTDSLDEYFHMSDTTIRDSLKLFVEGSLNDINVLQRSLLFNELLEESAPAVNFTVNGTEYNMRYCLADGIYPSWATFVKSINAPQIQKHRLFAARQESCRKDVDRAFGVLQARFAFIKRPCLLWDPVMMGKVLMACIIMHNMIVEDERETYLNYESIIEEFKEDNPSSASDDQYEYHRRT, encoded by the exons ATGTCTTACTCTTCAAATAACAATATTGTCGATCAAAATAGGCTTTCCGATTACGAATGGGAAGCCGAAGCCGATGAGCGATTTGAGTCTATACAAAACTTTATTACCCAACGTATGTATGAATACGTCAATAGAAGAGTATGTCAACCAACTCCTTCCGCTAGACGTCCCCGGAGAAACATCGAGAGGAATCGCGAAGAAGGTCACAACCAGTTGTACAACGACTACTTTATGAGCCCGGTCTATCCACCGGAGCTATTTCGCCGCAGATTTCGCATGCGCAAGCATGTATTCATGCGATTAGTTGATGATCTATCCTCCAGTGATCGTGTTTTCCAGCAAAGACAAGGTGGTAATGGGAGGCCTAGTTTCTCACCATTACAGAGATGCACGACTGCTATAAGAGTTCTAGCATATGGTACGTCAACTGATTCATTAGATGAATATTTTCATATGAGCGATACAACTATAAGGGATTCTCTCAAATTGTTCGTAGAAG GTTCGCTCAATGATATTAACGTTCTTCAACGTTCTCTATTATTTAATGAATTATTAGAAGAATCTGCCCCAGCTGTTAATTTCACGGTTAATGGTACGGAGTATAATATGAGATATTGTCTTGCTGATGGTATATATCCGAGTTGGGCAACATTTGTTAAATCAATTAATGCTCCTCAAATTCAAAAGCATCGGTTATTTGCAGCTCGACAAGAGAGTTGTCGAAAAGATGTGGACCGTGCTTTCGGTGTCCTTCAAGCTCGATTTGCGTTTATCAAACGCCCTTGTCTTCTTTGGGATCCAGTTATGATGGGAAAGGTTCTCATGGCTTGTATTATTATGCATAATATGATAGTTGAAGATGAACGAGAAACTTATCTTAACTATGAAAGCATCATCGAAGAATTTAAGGAAGATAATCCGAGTTCAGCTAGTGATGACCAGTATGAATATCATCGTCGTACGTAG